In Deinococcota bacterium, the DNA window TCGTTAGCACTATGAAGAACTTATCTGGATCAATGGTGCCATTCATAATCTTCTGGCGCAGTTCCTTGTAGAAGAATTCGTATGCATGAGGTATCTGCGACTCTGTTTCCGGCACAGCCTCACCCTGAATAATAGACGTATAAGCAACACGGTCATTATATTTAGCCGTTGGCAGTATCTTAAAGTAAATGTCGCCAAGCTCATCGCCGTTGACCAGAAGCTTCTGCACTTTCCTTGCCAATCCAGGGTGGGTATCAGCAACAATTCGGCCTAGCGCACAGAGAAGAAGTGAGATCGTTGTAAGACGTTGCTGGCCATCCACCAACTTGAATGCTGTGACAGTACCATTGCGTGTACCGTCATTAACGACTACCAATGCTCCCAGGAAATGCTCAGGCTCTTGCAGCGGCTGGACTTCATCTGTGGGAGACTGCATCTCATCATGAATTGCCTGAGCATCATTTAGAAGAGTCTCCCAGTTTGTCTTTCCCCACGTATACTCTCGCTGAAAATATGGCAAAACATAGTGAATGTCGCCACCACTACTAAATACTTTAGAAATCTTCAAACTGTCTGATTTCACCAACGCACCCCAAAGGTTCTAGAAGTCCATAATACCTGCTCACTGCCATCCTACTGACTTAGTTTAAACCCCCAATCTTGGGCCGTGGTAAGATGTTCCTAGTGGTCAAGTGCTCCAAATTGGAGCGGTTGAGCCTGAGAAGACAAAGAAACGTTGTCTCAGACGAGACTTTGTGTCCCTTTCCCCCATAGGTGCAACTGGGGGTCAAGTGGTCGTCAGTTCAAATCTGGCCACCCCGACCAAAGAAAAGCTGTCCAGGACAGCTAAAGATAGCGAGCGGCTGAATACAAAAACAGCCGCTCTTTCTGTTTGTGTGCCAATAGTGTGCCAATAGTGTGCCAAATAATGGACGTTATCAGACATCAACTATGGGTGGGGGCTGGACAGGCACATATACCCGGACTTATAATTAGTCCATGAGTCAGGTGACGCTGTATCTAGACCCGGAGACCGCAGCCAAGATGAAGCAGGCGGCAGAAGGAGCGGGGGTCAGCCAGAGCCAATGGGTGGCCCGCATCATCCGCGAGAGGCTGAGCGATACCTGGCCGGAGAACGTCAAGGCCTTAGCAGGTGCCTGGGCAGACTTTCCCAGTCTCGAGGAGATTCGGCGGGGTTATGGGGAAGATGTCTCTCGAGAGTCTCTTTGATGAGGGTGCTCGACACCAACACCGTCATTCACTACTTCAAAGGCTTGGGGAGGGTGGCTGAGAGGCTGCTGGCCACGCCCCCAAGTCAGGTAAGGGTTCCTAGCCTGGTGGTCTACGAACTCGAGGTGGGCATCCAGAAGGCAAACGAACCCCAGAAGCGCCGCGAGCAGTTGCGCGTCCTGCTCGCGAGTATGGCGGTGTTGCCCTTTCACGTCAGGGAGGCAGAAGTGGCCGCAAAGGTCAAGATGGAGCTCGAGGCTAGGGGCACCCCCATAGGACCAATGGACGTGCTGATTGCCGGCACTGCCCTAGCGCATGGCGCCACCTTGATAACCAGGAATACTCGCGAGTTCGAGCGGGTGGATGGACTGAGGGTGGAGAACTGGTATGACTGAGCACCCCGACCTTTACTTCAGCATGTCATACCCAGGGCGGCCGGACAGCGTTCAGGAGCGGGCTCAGCACATCTTTATAGCGCATCTTTATGCATGTTATGCTGCGCGCTTGAATGTGGAGAGACCGCCATGCCCAGACGCGCTGACCTGAAGAAGATCCTCATCCTCGGCTCCGGCCCGATTCAGATCGGCCAGGCCGCCGAGTTCGATTACTCGGGCACCCAGGCCTGCAAGGCTCTGCGCCAGGCCGGCTTCGAGGTGGTGCTCATCAACTCCAATCCCGCCACCATCATGACCGACCCGGAGGTGGCCGACCGGACCTATATCGAGCCGCTGACGGTGGCCTCCGTCGCGAAGGTCCTGGCGGCCGAAAGGCCCGACGCGCTCCTGCCGACCCTGGGCGGCCAGACCGCGCTCAACCTGGCCAAGGCGCTTCATGAAGAGGGCATCTTGGCGAGGTACGGCGTAGAACTCATCGGCGCCAACTACCAGGCGATCCAAAAGGGCGAGGACCGCGAGCTCTTTCAGCGGGCGATGAAGACCATCGGCATCAAGACGCCGGCGGGCAAGATGATCGGCAGCCTCGAGGAGGCGCTCGACTTTGTCGGGTCGGTCGGCTACCCGGCCATCATCCGGCCTTCGTTCACCCTGGGCGGCACCGGCGGCGGCATCGCCTTCGGCGAGGCGGAGTTCAGGCAAATTGTCAGGCAGGGCCTTCACGACTCGCCCGTCCACACCGTCCTGGTCGAACAGTCGGTGCTCGGCTGGAAGGAGTACGAGCTCGAGGTGATGCGCGACCAGAACGACACGGTGGTGATCATCTGCTCGATCGAAAACCTCGACCCGATGGGCGTCCACACCGGCGACTCGATCACCGTGGCGCCGGCCCAGACGCTGTCCGACAAGGAGTACCAGACGTTGCGCGACCATGCCATCGCCATCATCCGCGAGATCGGCGTGGACACGGGCGGCAGCAACATCCAGTTCGCCGTCAACCCCAAGGACGGCGAGGTGATGGTCATCGAGATGAACCCTCGAGTCTCGCGCTCCTCGGCGCTGGCCTCCAAGGCGACGGGCTATCCCATCGCCAAGATCGCCGCCCTGCTGGCAGTGGGTTATCACTTAGACGAGCTGCCCAACGACATCACCCGCGTCACCAAGGCGGCCTTCGAGCCCAGTATCGACTACGTGGAGACCAAGATTCCCCGCTTCGCCTTCGAGAAGTTTCCCGGCACTCCGGATGCCTTGGGCACGCAGATGCGCAGCGTCGGCGAGGTGATGGCAATCGGCCGCACCTTCAAGGAGTCGCTCCAAAAGGCCATGCGCTCGTTGGAGCAGGACGTGCGCGGCGAGACGGCAGACCTCAACCTGGCAGCCTTGGAGAGCCGCCTCCACCCCAACCCCAGGCGCCTGCCGGCCCTTTTAGAACTGCTCAGGCGCGGCAAGAGTATGCGCTACCTGTTCGAAAGAACGCAAGTAGACCCCTGGTTTCTCTCGCAACTCAAGGAGATCACCCTGGCCGAAGGCGAGATCCGGGCCCTGGGGGCGCCGGCGGAGTGGAACTGGGAGCTGTGGCGGGAGATCAAGCGCTTCGGCTTTGCGGACGCCGACCTCGCCGCGCTGACCGGCGTGGGCGCGGGAGAGATCCGCGGCCTGCGGCTAGCGAACGGGGGCGCCCCCGTCTACAAGACCGTGGACACCTGCGCCGCCGAGTTCGAGGCCTATACCCCCTACCACTACAGCACCTACGAATGGGAGGACGAGGTGGTAAGGAGCGACAGGCCCAAGGTGGTCATCCTCGGCTCGGGACCCAACCGCATCGGCCAGGGCGTCGAGTTCGACTACGCCACCGTCCACGCCGTCTGGGCCCTCAAGGAGGCGGGCTACGAGACCATCATGGTCAACTCCAACCCCGAGACGGTCTCGACCGACTACGACACCGCCGACCGGCTCTACTTCGAGCCCTTGACCTTTGAAGACGTCTTGAACATCATCGAACGCGAAGAGCCCGTGGGCGTCATCGTGCAGCTCGGCGGGCAGACGCCGCTGAAGCTCGCCCGGCCTCTCACCGAGGCTGGCGTGCCCATCTGGGGCACCCCGGCCGAGAGCATCCACCGCGCCGAGGACCGCGAAGCCTTTAACAGGCTCTGCCGCGAGCTGGGCATCCCGCAGCCGCGGGGCGCGGTGGCGCAGGACCCGGGCGAGGCGGTCAAACTCGCCGCCGAGATCGGCTATCCGCTGATGGTGCGGCCGTCTTACGTCCTCGGCGGCCGCGCCATGATGACGGTCCGCGGCGAGGAGGAGCTGGCGCGCTACCTTGCGGAGGTCTACGCCGAGCTGCCCGACAAGCCGAGCATCCTCATCGACGCCTTTATAGCAGGCGCTCAGGAGGTGGACGTGGACGCCCTCGCCGACGGTGAGCGGGCCGTGGTGGCGGGCATCATGGAGCATATCGAGGGCGCGGGCGTCCACTCCGGCGACTCGGCTTGCATCACCCCGCCGGTCACGCTCTCGAGAGCGGTGCAAGACACCATCGCCGACTACAGCCTGAGGCTCACCGCGGCCCTCGGCGTCAGGGGCCTCATCAACATCCAGTACGTCGTCAAGGACGGCGAGGTCTTGATCATCGAGGCCAATCCCCGCGCCAGCCGCACCATCCCCTACCTCTCCAAGGCCATCGGCCACCCGCTCGCCAAGTACGCCGCGCTCATCGCGGCGGGCAGGACGCTGCTCGAGCTCGGCTTCACGCGGACGCCCAGGCCGGCCTTCTACAGCGCCAAGGAGGTGGTCCTGCCCTTTCTCAAGTTCAAAGACGTCCTGCCGCTCTTGGGCCCCGAGATGCGCTCGACGGGCGAGAGCATGGGCATCGACGAGAACCCCTACCTGGCCTACTACAAGGCCCTCCTGGGCGCGGGCGTGAGGCTGCCGGAGACGGGCCGCGCGCGGCTCAGCGGCGAGGACTTGGGCGAGCTGGCCTCGAGCCTGGCGGCGCTCGGCTACGAGGTCGTTCACTCGAGCAGGCCCGGGGACGTGCCCGACTACGACCTGCTCATCGACACCACGGGGAGCCCTGAACTGAGGCGGGCCTTGGAGGACGGCGTCGCCTACGTGACCACCAAGGCCGCCGCCGAGTGGCTGGTCAAGGCCTTGGCCGCGGCCAAGGGGCAGGACTTGCAGGTGAACGCCTTGCAGGACTTGAAGGCATCGAGGCATGAATGAACGTCAGCACATAGCTTTATTGTCATTGCGAGCGACCGAAGGGAGCGCGGCAATCTCCGCTTACGGGAGGGTTGCACTTCGAGATTGCTTCACTTCGTTCGCAATGACAGTGTTGCGCAATGACAGTGATTCGCAGTAACAGTGATTCGCAGCAACAGTGTAAGGACGGAGGACTTAGAAGATGCTTGAGACTGAACTGCAAAGGTTTTTAGAGCTGCCTTACAGACGAATTGTTTACCGGGAAGAAAACGCAGATGGGTTCTATTGGGTGGCTGAGATCGAGGAACTCGGTGTAGCCGGTGACGGCGACACGCCCGAAGAGGCTCTGCGCGAGCTCGAGCATATTTTGCCTATTATTTTGCGAGCTTCCCTCGAGGACGGCGCCCCTATTCCCGAGCCTGCAACCGCCACCAACGCCTGAACGGCGACCCCTGAAGCGATACCTGAGCGCGAGCCACCCACGTGACGGTTGAACAATTGAGACTTGACAGACTTGTTTTCCGGAGAGACAATGGGGTAGACTGTAATCTAAGGACACGACCTCGGTAGACCTTCCGCTTGACCCTGGGATATTGGGTAGTGTGCCAATCTATATCGAAAGGTAACAACATGACAAAAAGATGGCTAGTAACGCTAGCGGTTCTGGTGATCGGCGCGGCGGCTTACGCCCAGCCCTTCGTCTGGCCCGATGCCTGGACCGAGCATGCCGGCGAGGAGCAGTACGGCGGCGTCTACCGCTCTGGTCAGATCAGCGGCCAACGCACTTTCAACCCCTTCGTCTCCGCCGAACAGAACATCGTCTCGACCATCTCAGACGCAGGTGGCGCGGCCCTGATCACGCGCAACTATGCGGACTGGGCCGAGTTCATTCCCTACGCCGCGGAGTCCTTTGAGGTTTCCGAGGACGGTCTCGTCGTCGACGTCGTCTTGCGCGACGGCATCTTCTGGAGCGACGGCACCCCGGTGACGGTCGAGGATTACCTCTTCCGCTACCAGGCAGAGATCGACGAGGAGGTCGGTTCCAACGCCTTCACCTTCTGGTTCGTCGAGGGCCAGCTCATCGAGCTCGAGGCCACCGGCGAGAACAGCCTGCGCTTCACCTTCCCCGCCCCCGACCGCACCGCCTTTACCCAGGTCGCCCTCTTGCCCGCGCCCAACCACATCCTCGGCGAGGTCTACCGCGAGGGCGGCGCCGAGGCCCTAATAGCCGAATGGGGGACCGAGGTCGATGTCAGCCAGACCGTCTGGACTGGCCCCTTCGTGCCCGTGCAGTACGTCCCGGACGAGCGCATCGTCTTCGAGCGCAACGAGTTCTTCGGCGAGTGGAACGTCGACGAGCGGGGCAACGCGCTGCCCTACCTGGATGGCCTCAACTATGCCATCGCCGACTTGGACGCGCTGCTCAACCTTTATATCGCGGGCCAGATCGACCAGCCCTCGGCGCCGAACCTGGATCAACTCGGTGTGATCAACGTCGCCATTCAGAGCGGCGACATCGACGCAACCGTCATCGAGGCCTACAGCCCGCAGTCCGGCACCACCTTCTACGTCTTCAACTGGAACAGGGCCAGCGACCCCTTCAAGCAGGAGCTCTTCCGCAGCGAGGACTTCCGCAAGGCGATGAGCCACTTGACCGACCGCGACGCCATCGTCGATCTCGTTTACGGCGGCGCCGCGACGCCGGTGGTCGCACCGGTGCCGCTCGTCTACCCCTTCTGGGTCAACGAGGACGCGCCGATCTTCCCCTACGACCCCGAGCGGGCCCTGGAACTCCTGGCCGGGCTCGGCTTCACCGAGCGAAACAGCGAGGGCGTCCTGGTCGACGAGCAGGGCAGAGCGCTCGAGTTCAACCTAGCGACCAATGCCGGCAACCCCGAGCGCGAGCAGACCATCCAGATCATCGCTGACACCGCCGCCGAATACGGCGTCAGGGTCAACGCGCAGGCACTCGACTTCACGCTGCTGGTCGACCAGCTGAGCGCCACCGGCGACGATAGGCCCTTCGACGCGATTCTGATCGGCTTCGGCGGCGGCTTCGCGGAGTGGCCCTTCCTGGACAACATCCTTCCCTGCGACGCCAACTTCCACATGTGGAACCTGTCGGGCGACTGCCTGACGGTCGAAGAGGGCCTGGTCGAGGAGTACATGTTCGCGGGCCGTCAGACCCTGGACGACGACGAGGCGCGCGAGATCGCCTTCAGGCTCCAGGAGGTCTACAATGAGCTTCAGCCCATGATCTACACGGTCAGCGTGAACCTCAACGCGAGCTGGCTCAACGCCATCGGCGGCAACATCCCCATGGACATCATGAGCTCGCTCACCGGCACCCGCGACATCGTCCTCACCTTCAGAAGATAAGGTTTTACCGTCGGGGTGGGCCCAGGCCTACCCCGACCCCCTATTTTTTTATATGCATCTGCTCGTGCAGGAGGAGCCTTGTTTCCCTTTATCGTTCGCAGGCTGATTCACCTCATCCCCACCTTTTTGGGCGCGACGCTCCTGGCCTTTTTCATTACCCAGCTTGTCCCCGGCGACTTTTTCGTGCAGCGCTCGCTCGAGCCCAACGTCCGTCCCGAAACGCTGCAAATGCTGCGCGAGCGCTTCGCCCTCGACCAGCCCGCCCACGTCCAGTACGTGCGCTGGATGGGCAACCTGCTGCGCGGGGACCTGGGCATGTCCTTCGACTCCAACCAGCCCGTCATCAACCTGATCCGGCGGCCCATCCAGAACTCGATGATTCTCGTCGTTATTTCGCTCATCTTGCTCTATGTCATGGCCATCCCCCTGGGCGTCTACTCGGCGGTCAGGCAGTATTCGCTGGGCGACCAGGTGGTCAGCACGGTGAGCTATTTTGGCCTGGCCATCCCCAACTTTTTCTTCGCCTTGGTCCTGATCCTGCTTATCTTTTACCTGCGCGGCTTTACCCGCGAGGTCTTCGACTACAACCAGCTTCTCTTTCCCGTCGCCCAGATGACCAGCAACAACCACCAGCAGCTCTCGGCCTGGGGCAGGTTCTGGGACATCATGTGGCACGCGATCATTCCCGCTTTTGTGGTGGCCACCTCGGGCATCGCCGGCTTTACCAGGATCTTGCGCGGGCAGATGCTCGAGTTCTTGCAGAGCGACTTTATCCGCACCGCCCGCGCCAAAGGCCTGAACGAGCGCGCGGTGACCTACAAGCACTCCCTTAGGCCCGCCCTCATTCCCTTCGTTGCCGGCATCGGCGGACTCCTGCCCGCGCTCATCGGCGGCGCCGGGCTGGTCGAGATCGTCTTTGCCTGGCCGGGCATCACGCCTATCCTTCTCTCTTCGATCAGCCGCCAGGACATCTACGTGGTCTTGGCCTTTTTGATCGTCTCGTCGCTGCTCCTCATGGTCGGCAACCTGATCTCGGACCTGCTACTCGCCGTCGTCGATCCGCGGATCCGTTACAGCTAGGAGGCGGGTAGTGGCAGACTTATCATCCAGACCAGGCGAGCTTCCAGCCGCGGCGGACGTCGCTCACGACAGCGTCTTGCAGCAGCGCGGCAAGAGTCAGGCGCGGGTCGTCTGGGAGCAGTTCCGCAAGCACAAGATCGCCCTGGTAGGGGGCGCGGTCCTTATCATCATGTATATCATGGCCGCCTTCGCGGGTTTTCTCGCACCCTACGGCATCAACGAGTACAGCCGCTCGCCCAGCTATCCCTTCCACCCGCCCACCACGGTTCACTGGACCGACCCCGAGACCGGCCGGCTGACGCAGCCCTTCGTCTACCGCACCGAGAGCGCCCGCGACCCGGTCACGCGCCAGCAGGTCTATGTCGAGGACACCACGGTGCGCTACCCCATCCAGTTTTTTGCGCGCCGTCCCAACCAGCCCTACACCATCCTCGGGGTGTGGCGGAGCGACCTGCGGTTTTTCACTGTCGAGCAGCCCGCGCGCATCTTCCTCTGGGGCACCAACAACCTCGGCAAGGACGTGTTCTCGAGGGTGATGTACGGCTCTCAGATCAGCCTGACGATCGGCGTCTTGGCGGTGTGGGTGGCGCTCTTCATCGGGCTCTTCATGGGCGGGCTGGCGGGCTTTTACGGCGGCTGGGTGGACGACGTCGTCATGCGTCTGGTGGAGGTTTTGGACGCGATTCCCGGCCTTTTCCTGCTGATCGTGC includes these proteins:
- a CDS encoding DUF262 domain-containing protein, encoding MKSDSLKISKVFSSGGDIHYVLPYFQREYTWGKTNWETLLNDAQAIHDEMQSPTDEVQPLQEPEHFLGALVVVNDGTRNGTVTAFKLVDGQQRLTTISLLLCALGRIVADTHPGLARKVQKLLVNGDELGDIYFKILPTAKYNDRVAYTSIIQGEAVPETESQIPHAYEFFYKELRQKIMNGTIDPDKFFIVLTNCFQVVFIDLNQNESPYRIFESLNAKGKPLTQADLVRNYIAM
- a CDS encoding ribbon-helix-helix domain-containing protein, with the translated sequence MSQVTLYLDPETAAKMKQAAEGAGVSQSQWVARIIRERLSDTWPENVKALAGAWADFPSLEEIRRGYGEDVSRESL
- a CDS encoding type II toxin-antitoxin system VapC family toxin — its product is MMRVLDTNTVIHYFKGLGRVAERLLATPPSQVRVPSLVVYELEVGIQKANEPQKRREQLRVLLASMAVLPFHVREAEVAAKVKMELEARGTPIGPMDVLIAGTALAHGATLITRNTREFERVDGLRVENWYD
- the carB gene encoding carbamoyl-phosphate synthase large subunit, whose translation is MPRRADLKKILILGSGPIQIGQAAEFDYSGTQACKALRQAGFEVVLINSNPATIMTDPEVADRTYIEPLTVASVAKVLAAERPDALLPTLGGQTALNLAKALHEEGILARYGVELIGANYQAIQKGEDRELFQRAMKTIGIKTPAGKMIGSLEEALDFVGSVGYPAIIRPSFTLGGTGGGIAFGEAEFRQIVRQGLHDSPVHTVLVEQSVLGWKEYELEVMRDQNDTVVIICSIENLDPMGVHTGDSITVAPAQTLSDKEYQTLRDHAIAIIREIGVDTGGSNIQFAVNPKDGEVMVIEMNPRVSRSSALASKATGYPIAKIAALLAVGYHLDELPNDITRVTKAAFEPSIDYVETKIPRFAFEKFPGTPDALGTQMRSVGEVMAIGRTFKESLQKAMRSLEQDVRGETADLNLAALESRLHPNPRRLPALLELLRRGKSMRYLFERTQVDPWFLSQLKEITLAEGEIRALGAPAEWNWELWREIKRFGFADADLAALTGVGAGEIRGLRLANGGAPVYKTVDTCAAEFEAYTPYHYSTYEWEDEVVRSDRPKVVILGSGPNRIGQGVEFDYATVHAVWALKEAGYETIMVNSNPETVSTDYDTADRLYFEPLTFEDVLNIIEREEPVGVIVQLGGQTPLKLARPLTEAGVPIWGTPAESIHRAEDREAFNRLCRELGIPQPRGAVAQDPGEAVKLAAEIGYPLMVRPSYVLGGRAMMTVRGEEELARYLAEVYAELPDKPSILIDAFIAGAQEVDVDALADGERAVVAGIMEHIEGAGVHSGDSACITPPVTLSRAVQDTIADYSLRLTAALGVRGLINIQYVVKDGEVLIIEANPRASRTIPYLSKAIGHPLAKYAALIAAGRTLLELGFTRTPRPAFYSAKEVVLPFLKFKDVLPLLGPEMRSTGESMGIDENPYLAYYKALLGAGVRLPETGRARLSGEDLGELASSLAALGYEVVHSSRPGDVPDYDLLIDTTGSPELRRALEDGVAYVTTKAAAEWLVKALAAAKGQDLQVNALQDLKASRHE
- a CDS encoding type II toxin-antitoxin system HicB family antitoxin, with protein sequence MLETELQRFLELPYRRIVYREENADGFYWVAEIEELGVAGDGDTPEEALRELEHILPIILRASLEDGAPIPEPATATNA
- a CDS encoding ABC transporter substrate-binding protein, with amino-acid sequence MTKRWLVTLAVLVIGAAAYAQPFVWPDAWTEHAGEEQYGGVYRSGQISGQRTFNPFVSAEQNIVSTISDAGGAALITRNYADWAEFIPYAAESFEVSEDGLVVDVVLRDGIFWSDGTPVTVEDYLFRYQAEIDEEVGSNAFTFWFVEGQLIELEATGENSLRFTFPAPDRTAFTQVALLPAPNHILGEVYREGGAEALIAEWGTEVDVSQTVWTGPFVPVQYVPDERIVFERNEFFGEWNVDERGNALPYLDGLNYAIADLDALLNLYIAGQIDQPSAPNLDQLGVINVAIQSGDIDATVIEAYSPQSGTTFYVFNWNRASDPFKQELFRSEDFRKAMSHLTDRDAIVDLVYGGAATPVVAPVPLVYPFWVNEDAPIFPYDPERALELLAGLGFTERNSEGVLVDEQGRALEFNLATNAGNPEREQTIQIIADTAAEYGVRVNAQALDFTLLVDQLSATGDDRPFDAILIGFGGGFAEWPFLDNILPCDANFHMWNLSGDCLTVEEGLVEEYMFAGRQTLDDDEAREIAFRLQEVYNELQPMIYTVSVNLNASWLNAIGGNIPMDIMSSLTGTRDIVLTFRR
- a CDS encoding ABC transporter permease, whose amino-acid sequence is MFPFIVRRLIHLIPTFLGATLLAFFITQLVPGDFFVQRSLEPNVRPETLQMLRERFALDQPAHVQYVRWMGNLLRGDLGMSFDSNQPVINLIRRPIQNSMILVVISLILLYVMAIPLGVYSAVRQYSLGDQVVSTVSYFGLAIPNFFFALVLILLIFYLRGFTREVFDYNQLLFPVAQMTSNNHQQLSAWGRFWDIMWHAIIPAFVVATSGIAGFTRILRGQMLEFLQSDFIRTARAKGLNERAVTYKHSLRPALIPFVAGIGGLLPALIGGAGLVEIVFAWPGITPILLSSISRQDIYVVLAFLIVSSLLLMVGNLISDLLLAVVDPRIRYS
- a CDS encoding ABC transporter permease — protein: MADLSSRPGELPAAADVAHDSVLQQRGKSQARVVWEQFRKHKIALVGGAVLIIMYIMAAFAGFLAPYGINEYSRSPSYPFHPPTTVHWTDPETGRLTQPFVYRTESARDPVTRQQVYVEDTTVRYPIQFFARRPNQPYTILGVWRSDLRFFTVEQPARIFLWGTNNLGKDVFSRVMYGSQISLTIGVLAVWVALFIGLFMGGLAGFYGGWVDDVVMRLVEVLDAIPGLFLLIVLSTLLRDPRNPIAQAFGLRMGSAEIFLMVVIVLGFVGWGGLARTIRSIILSVREMDYAQAARALGAGDMRIIGRHLLPATSSYVMVVLTLTIPGFILVETGLSFIGLGPSELDTASWGMLLRDATARGLSLQFVPWLLIPGIPIFLAVLCWNLVGDGLRDAFDPRKRR